The Triticum aestivum cultivar Chinese Spring chromosome 3A, IWGSC CS RefSeq v2.1, whole genome shotgun sequence genome includes a region encoding these proteins:
- the LOC123058519 gene encoding carotenoid cleavage dioxygenase 8 homolog B, chloroplastic, whose translation MSPTISSSLCTVAALSGRPGRRAGQPGGNKRAVAQPLAAAAVTEAPPAVIAPPPRPVIGAPRRRGGRGVDGGPDELVAWKSIRQERWEGALEVEGKLPTWLDGTYLRNGPGLWDLGDYGFRHLFDGYATLVRVSFRDGRAVGAHRQIESEAYKAARRHGKVCYREFSEVPKPDSFKSFVGQLASLFSGNSLTDNSNTGVVRLGDGRVLCLTETVKGSIVVDPDTLDTVSKFEYEDKLGGLIHSAHPIVTDTEFWTLIPDLIRPGYVVARMDAGSNERQFVGRVDCRGGPAPGWVHSFPVTENYVVVPEMPLRYCAANLLRAEPTPLYKFQWHLESGSYMHVMCKASGKIVASVEVPPFVTFHFINAYEEKDEEGRVTAIIADCCEHNADTSILDNLRLHNLRAFTGEDVLTDARVGRFRIPLDGSPFGELEAALDPEEHGRGMDMCSINPAHLGKEYRYAYACGARRPCNFPNTLTKIDLVEKTAKNWHEEGAVPSEPYFVARPGAVEEDDGVAISMVSAKDGSGYALVLDAKSFKEIARAKFPYGLPYGLHCCWVPRDK comes from the exons ATGTCTCCCACGATCTCATCTTCGCTCTGCACCGTCGCCGCCCTGTCCGGCCGGCCGGGCCGTCGTGCCGGCCAGCCGGGAGGCAACAAGCGGGCGGTGGCGCAGCCTCTCGCGGCTGCCGCGGTCACGGAGGCGCCGCCGGCGGTCATCGCTCCGCCGCCACGCCCCGTCATCGGCGCTCCGCGGCGCCGCGGTGGGCGCGGCGTGGACGGTGGCCCCGACGAGCTCGTGGCGTGGAAGAGCATCCGGCAGGAGAGGTGGGAGGGCGCGCTGGAAGTGGAGGGCAAGCTCCCTACGTGGCTG GATGGCACGTACCTGAGGAACGGCCCGGGCCTATGGGACCTCGGGGACTACGGCTTCCGCCACCTGTTCGACGGCTACGCCACGCTGGTGCGCGTCTCGTTCCGCGACGGCCGCGCCGTGGGCGCGCACCGGCAGATCGAGTCGGAGGCCTACAAGGCGGCGCGCCGGCACGGCAAGGTGTGCTACCGCGAGTTCTCCGAGGTGCCCAAGCCGGACAGCTTCAAGTCCTTCGTCGGCCAGCTGGCGAGCCTCTTCTCCGGCAACTCCCTCACCGACAACTCCAACACCGGCGTCGTCCGGCTCGGCGACGGCCGCGTGCTCTGCCTCACGGAGACCGTCAAGGGCTCCATCGTCGTCGACCCGGACACGCTGGACACGGTGAGCAAGTTCGAGTACGAGGACAAGCTGGGCGGCCTCATCCACTCGGCGCACCCCATCGTCACCGACACCGAGTTCTGGACGCTCATCCCGGACCTGATCCGGCCCGGCTACGTGGTGGCGAGGATGGACGCCGGGAGCAACGAGAGGCAGTTCGTGGGCAGGGTGGACTGCCGCGGCGGGCCGGCGCCCGGGTGGGTGCACTCCTTCCCCGTCACGGAGAACTACGTGGTCGTGCCGGAGATGCCGCTCCGGTACTGCGCCGCCAACCTCCTCCGCGCCGAGCCCACGCCGCTGTACAAGTTCCAGTGGCACCTCGAGTCCGGGAGCTACATGCACGTCATGTGCAAGGCCAGCGGCAAGATC GTGGCGAGCGTGGAGGTGCCGCCGTTCGTGACGTTCCACTTCATCAACGCGTACGAGGAGAAGGACGAGGAGGGGCGAGTGACGGCGATCATCGCCGACTGCTGCGAGCACAACGCCGACACCTCCATCCTCGACAACCTCCGTCTCCACAATCTCCGGGCATTTACCGGCGAGGATGTCCTCACCGATGCCAG GGTGGGGCGGTTCAGGATACCGCTGgacggcagcccgttcggcgagcTGGAGGCGGCGCTGGACCCGGAGGAGCACGGCCGCGGCATGGACATGTGCAGCATCAACCCGGCCCACCTCGGCAAGGAGTACCGCTACGCCTACGCCTGCGGCGCGCGGCGGCCGTGCAACTTCCCCAACACGCTCACCAAGATCGACCTGGTGGAGAAGACGGCCAAGAACTGGCACGAGGAGGGCGCGGTGCCGTCCGAGCCCTACTTCGTGGCGCGCCCCGGCGCCGTCGAGGAAGACGACG